A stretch of the Uranotaenia lowii strain MFRU-FL chromosome 3, ASM2978415v1, whole genome shotgun sequence genome encodes the following:
- the LOC129756961 gene encoding arylalkylamine N-acetyltransferase-like 2 produces the protein MIGIRASAGRLIGSFLRIRPSDSKFRQLSSGQSYIRKNVVEPSVLNGFRYRFAESKDRELLRDGLERYFFPEDPISASHRDGPDYVEDDMEHLLDMIDTDQVLLALDESTGKLAGFCGASYITPDNVDKLRAEAAAARTRKNRDIMLLMAHFADHTRVCERFEVDQAFHIQYGGVNPEFRGHALASVMMQKHFQVALHCGVRVFSGDCNGPYMAKSCERIGMKCLYKISYSDYRDENGEIVFHGKKGYTDLKCYGMMV, from the coding sequence ATGATCGGAATTAGAGCGAGTGCCGGGCGTCTTATCGGTTCCTTTCTAAGGATACGGCCCAGTGATTCCAAATTTCGTCAACTATCATCCGGGCAGTCGTACATCCGGAAAAACGTAGTGGAGCCATCGGTGCTCAACGGTTTCCGATATCGGTTTGCGGAGTCGAAAGATCGCGAACTGTTGCGTGATGGGTTGGAGCGATATTTCTTCCCGGAAGATCCAATCAGCGCTTCGCATCGCGATGGTCCCGACTACGTGGAGGACGATATGGAGCATCTGCTGGATATGATCGATACCGATCAGGTGCTTCTGGCCCTGGACGAGTCCACCGGAAAGCTGGCCGGATTCTGTGGCGCCTCGTATATCACACCGGATAACGTTGACAAATTGCGCGCAGAAGCAGCGGCCGCCAGAACGAGAAAAAATCGGGACATCATGCTGCTGATGGCGCATTTTGCCGATCACACCAGGGTCTGTGAGCGGTTCGAGGTCGATCAGGCATTCCACATACAGTACGGTGGGGTGAATCCGGAATTCCGAGGCCACGCCCTCGCCAGCGTTATGATGCAGAAACATTTCCAGGTGGCGCTGCACTGCGGGGTGCGGGTTTTTAGCGGCGATTGTAATGGACCTTATATGGCAAAATCTTGCGAGCGAATCGGAATGAAATGTCTGTACAAAATCTCCTACAGCGACTACCGGGACGAGAATGGGGAAATTGTGTTCCACGGCAAGAAAGGCTACACCGATTTGAAATGCTACGGAATGATGGTGTGA